The stretch of DNA AATAGCTCCATATCGCCGGCCTGGGAATGCCCGGCGCCTTGTCGAGATCGTCGATGTGCACGTAACGGCTCCTGTAGTCTCCCCGCTGCCTGATGCCGATGCCGGTGAACCCGAGCATCAGCGCCATTCGAACGAGCTTGTGAGCTTTGTCACCCGAAATGGCGATGTCCACGGCCCGGCCGGCCATATGGGCCGAACGGGGCGTGCCTCCCACCTTGGTGTTGTGCTCGGGCGATCTGTACGCCGACGTGACGATCAAAGGGAAACCGAGTTCCTCGCGCAGCAGCACGAGCCTGAGCATGAAACGCTCGTCCATCTCGTGCCTGCCGGTGTCCGGCGAGGAAAGGACCTGGTTCGGGAAGTACGGCCACGACTTCATATGCAAACCTCCTCGTCTTCCCTCCCCGGCGCGGAGGGCCCTAAGCCTCCGGGGAAGGAAGACCTTTTGTGTACTGCGGTGAACGATACGAACGCTTCCGCCCTGCGAACCCCACGACCCGGGGTCTCGCGCTCGCTCCGCCGGCGGAGTTCGAGCGCGGGAGTGTCCCACGCGGGATCGCCAGCGTCCGCGTTCATGGCGATAAACGGAAGGACGCGTTCCCGCCGGGCCGCTACCCGGATGGATCGCTCCTCCC from Gemmatimonadota bacterium encodes:
- a CDS encoding D-Ala-D-Ala carboxypeptidase family metallohydrolase — translated: MKSWPYFPNQVLSSPDTGRHEMDERFMLRLVLLREELGFPLIVTSAYRSPEHNTKVGGTPRSAHMAGRAVDIAISGDKAHKLVRMALMLGFTGIGIRQRGDYRSRYVHIDDLDKAPGIPRPAIWSY